A genomic window from Sphingobacterium spiritivorum includes:
- a CDS encoding mechanosensitive ion channel family protein, protein MQDYSKKGKWPIVFIVKVVVWLALILSFPLLQDVYNRSAYLSQIAYALNTFLTASVLFSVGRFVMIALYTRRTERQSVRGNFVLGINRVTAVLNSIFAIIALMLAFGINPVGFVTSMTIVAMAIAVTFREYITNMISGLILMFSDQFSIGDRIKVGEYHGKIVDITLANIVVKNDEDDIVLIPNNAAFTEKIVNKSVNQSNKLSVKFELPLYAAANMEELEEKLKKLLIHHPDVHWTDDVALKVVNIGKDYVQYKIEFNALNSTNKLHRQLENEVLTLILKQQREH, encoded by the coding sequence ATGCAGGATTATTCTAAAAAAGGTAAATGGCCTATTGTTTTTATTGTAAAAGTTGTCGTATGGCTGGCATTGATCTTATCTTTTCCTCTTCTTCAGGATGTATACAACAGGAGTGCCTATCTTTCTCAGATTGCATATGCATTGAATACTTTTCTGACCGCAAGTGTTTTATTTTCAGTAGGCCGCTTTGTGATGATCGCCTTATATACGCGCAGAACCGAACGTCAGAGTGTACGTGGTAATTTTGTACTGGGTATCAACAGAGTGACTGCTGTGTTGAATTCAATATTTGCAATTATTGCACTGATGCTTGCTTTTGGTATCAATCCTGTAGGATTTGTGACAAGTATGACTATCGTTGCGATGGCTATCGCTGTCACATTCAGAGAGTATATTACCAATATGATCAGTGGTCTTATTCTCATGTTTTCTGATCAGTTTTCGATCGGAGATCGCATTAAGGTGGGGGAGTATCATGGCAAGATCGTGGATATTACGCTTGCTAATATTGTGGTGAAGAATGATGAAGATGATATTGTGCTGATTCCGAATAATGCTGCTTTTACAGAGAAAATCGTTAACAAGTCTGTCAACCAGTCGAATAAGTTGTCTGTCAAATTTGAACTTCCCTTATATGCTGCTGCAAATATGGAGGAACTGGAAGAGAAGTTGAAAAAATTGCTTATACATCATCCGGATGTACACTGGACAGATGATGTGGCGCTCAAAGTCGTCAATATCGGCAAAGACTATGTGCAATATAAAATTGAATTCAATGCCTTGAACAGCACTAATAAACTGCACCGGCAACTGGAAAATGAAGTATTGACGCTTATCTTAAAACAGCAAAGGGAGCATTAA
- the coaA gene encoding type I pantothenate kinase codes for MSNPNSVNSPFQKLSREEWKQLNGHFSHSISDSDIQHLRALNEPLTMEEIEEVYFPLAHLLDIHIQHSKILHHDTNSFFQANNKKLPFIIGIAGSVAVGKSTTARVLQKVLSLLPGKPKVDLVTTDGFLYPNRILQERGIMNRKGFPESYDTKGLLTFLSDMKSGESNIKVPVYSHLAYDVLAEKIVIDGPDILIVEGINVLQVNSQRTGVFVSDFFDYSIYVDAKEKDIMEWYIDRFESLRATAFQDPKSFFHRYASMDQEESTKMATDIWNEINRPNLIENILPTRNRADLILEKGNHHFVRKVKIRKI; via the coding sequence ATGTCAAATCCAAATTCAGTCAATAGTCCTTTTCAAAAGCTCTCCCGTGAAGAATGGAAACAGCTTAACGGCCACTTTTCACACAGTATCTCAGATAGCGATATTCAACATTTACGCGCGCTGAATGAGCCATTGACAATGGAAGAAATTGAGGAAGTATATTTCCCCTTAGCACATCTGCTGGATATACACATTCAACATTCCAAAATATTACATCACGATACCAACAGTTTTTTTCAGGCTAACAATAAAAAATTACCCTTTATTATCGGTATAGCAGGATCAGTCGCAGTAGGTAAGAGCACCACAGCCCGTGTATTGCAAAAAGTGCTTTCGCTGCTGCCGGGTAAACCTAAAGTAGATCTGGTAACAACAGACGGATTTCTTTATCCAAACAGGATACTACAGGAAAGAGGGATTATGAACAGAAAAGGATTTCCGGAAAGTTATGATACCAAAGGTTTGCTGACATTTCTTTCGGATATGAAATCCGGAGAATCCAATATAAAAGTTCCGGTATACTCCCATCTTGCCTATGATGTTCTTGCCGAAAAGATTGTCATCGACGGACCCGACATCCTGATTGTAGAAGGAATCAACGTTTTACAGGTCAATTCACAGCGTACAGGAGTCTTTGTCTCCGACTTTTTTGATTACTCCATATACGTAGATGCCAAGGAAAAAGATATTATGGAATGGTATATAGATCGGTTTGAATCGCTAAGAGCCACTGCCTTTCAGGATCCCAAATCATTTTTTCACAGATATGCCAGCATGGATCAGGAGGAAAGCACCAAAATGGCCACTGATATCTGGAATGAAATCAACAGACCCAATCTGATAGAAAATATCCTCCCTACGCGCAACCGCGCAGATCTGATCCTTGAAAAAGGAAATCACCACTTCGTCAGAAAAGTAAAAATCAGAAAAATTTAA
- a CDS encoding serine hydrolase domain-containing protein, translating into MHKIYPGNLKRIYLAVIFGLCSLHSTYGQQIEESKVDELVEHVRKTFNVPGIAVGIVKDGKVILQKGYGVSSINTGKAVDPLTNFGIASNSKAFTATALAMLVDQGKIKWDDQVRTYIPEFKLYNDYVSENFTIRDLLTHRSGLGLGAGDLMIWPDGNDFTPEDIIRNMQYLRPVSDFRTKYDYDNLLYVIAGVVIEKVSGLSWASFIQQRILTPLHMDHSAPNWQLLNSKDNSIDPHVPIEGKLKVIKRYSGTTVDAAGGIYSNVEDLSKWVLFQLNKGDAEGKQLIRKEQLAELSTPQTLMPVTTVPPYNSLFRAYGLGFRLTDVAGKLEVSHTGGLEGIVTQIVMLPQLKLGIIVLTNQQEGAAFMSISNTIKDFYLGLPRKDWVATYQSSIAASTSSADKITEEVWQTIEKNKNSNPYKNMLMGKFVDNWLGEVNIYKENGKLMFAVKRSPQLTGELFFYKDHKYVVKWNNRYFHADAFLHLDINQQKLQGFKMNAISPLTDFSYDFHDLAFKKVN; encoded by the coding sequence ATGCATAAGATATACCCTGGAAACCTGAAAAGAATATATCTGGCTGTTATTTTTGGTCTATGCAGCTTACACTCCACTTATGGACAGCAGATCGAAGAAAGCAAAGTGGATGAACTGGTGGAACATGTGAGAAAAACATTCAATGTACCCGGGATAGCTGTAGGTATTGTAAAAGACGGAAAAGTCATCCTTCAAAAGGGATACGGTGTATCCAGTATCAATACCGGAAAAGCTGTCGACCCGTTGACCAACTTCGGCATAGCATCCAATTCCAAGGCTTTCACAGCTACAGCATTGGCTATGCTTGTAGATCAGGGGAAGATCAAGTGGGATGATCAGGTCCGTACCTATATCCCCGAGTTTAAACTTTACAACGATTATGTCTCTGAAAATTTCACAATCCGTGACTTACTGACACACAGAAGCGGACTCGGTCTGGGAGCCGGAGATCTGATGATATGGCCCGATGGAAACGATTTTACTCCGGAAGATATTATCCGGAATATGCAGTACCTCAGGCCCGTTTCTGATTTCAGAACTAAATACGATTATGACAATTTATTGTATGTAATCGCAGGTGTAGTGATTGAAAAGGTTTCAGGACTTTCGTGGGCATCTTTTATACAGCAACGCATACTGACACCTCTGCATATGGATCACTCCGCACCCAACTGGCAGTTGCTAAACAGCAAAGACAATTCTATTGATCCACATGTGCCCATAGAAGGTAAGCTTAAGGTCATTAAAAGATACAGCGGTACGACAGTAGATGCGGCCGGAGGAATCTATTCAAATGTAGAAGATCTCAGCAAATGGGTACTTTTTCAATTAAATAAAGGCGATGCTGAAGGTAAACAGCTGATTCGTAAAGAACAGCTTGCCGAACTCAGCACTCCACAGACACTTATGCCTGTAACCACCGTCCCTCCTTACAATTCCTTGTTCAGAGCTTATGGGTTAGGATTCAGACTCACCGATGTAGCCGGCAAACTCGAAGTATCGCATACCGGCGGACTGGAAGGAATAGTCACTCAGATTGTCATGCTTCCACAGTTGAAGCTCGGAATAATAGTACTCACCAATCAACAGGAAGGAGCAGCTTTCATGTCCATATCCAATACAATCAAAGATTTCTATCTGGGATTACCACGTAAAGACTGGGTCGCTACTTATCAGTCCAGTATAGCAGCAAGTACCTCTTCAGCAGATAAAATAACGGAAGAGGTCTGGCAAACAATAGAAAAAAACAAAAATTCCAATCCATACAAAAACATGTTGATGGGTAAATTTGTTGATAACTGGCTGGGAGAAGTCAACATTTACAAAGAAAACGGCAAACTTATGTTCGCCGTAAAACGTTCGCCGCAGTTAACAGGGGAGCTTTTCTTCTATAAAGACCATAAATATGTCGTCAAGTGGAACAACAGATACTTCCATGCAGATGCTTTTTTACATTTGGACATAAACCAGCAAAAGTTGCAGGGATTTAAAATGAATGCTATTTCTCCGCTTACAGACTTTAGTTACGACTTCCATGACCTGGCATTCAAAAAAGTAAATTAA
- the gyrA gene encoding DNA gyrase subunit A, translating to MAEETENENNLSANGRIIPINIEDQMKAAYIDYSMSVIVSRALPDARDGLKPVHRRVLYGMLDLGVTSGKPYKKSARIVGDVLGKYHPHGDSSVYDAMVRLAQDWSMRYPLVDGQGNYGSIDGDPPAAMRYTEARLKKIAEEMLSDINKDTVDFKLNFDDSLEEPTVLPTRIPNLLVNGASGIAVGMATNMAPHNLSEVVDGTIAFIDNREIEISELMQYIKGPDFPTGGIIYGYNGVKEACETGRGRVVMRAKAEIETTKSGRECIIVTEIPYQVNKADMIKRTAELVNEKKIEGISEIRDESDREGFRVVYDIKRDANANVVLNNLYKYTALQTSFSVNNIALVKGRPMMMNLKDMIHEFVEHRHEVVIRRTKFELAEAEKRAHILEGYLIALDHLDEVIKLIRASETPEDARTGLMERFALSDLQARAILDMTLRRLTGLERDKIKEEYNELMKTIEYLKEVLSDEGLRMKIIKDELLEIKDKYGDERRSIIVHSAEDMRMEDFIDDEEIVITISHNSYVKRTPLSEYKRQGRGGRGSIGTNTREEDFTEHIITASAHNYMLFFTEAGRCFWLRAFEIPEGSRTSRGRALQNIINIPKDEKIKAYIKVINLKDQEYLENNFIIMCTKKGTIKKTSLEAYSRPRANGINAININEGDQLIEACLTDGSSEIVMALRSGRAIRFNESTVRPMGRTATGVRGITLAHEKDEVVGMISVNNPEVTVLVVSEKGYGKRTDIEDYRVTNRGGKGVKTINVTDKTGELVAIKDVTDSEDLMIINKSGIVIRIGVADLRVMGRATQGVRLINLKDNDEIASITKVEREEDEEITDIETEGEDSENTNIDTTEE from the coding sequence ATGGCTGAAGAAACAGAAAACGAAAACAATTTATCGGCTAACGGCCGAATAATCCCTATTAATATTGAGGACCAGATGAAAGCTGCTTACATCGATTATTCGATGTCAGTAATTGTTTCCCGTGCACTTCCTGATGCACGGGATGGTCTTAAACCTGTTCATAGGCGTGTGCTATACGGCATGCTGGACCTGGGAGTTACCAGTGGCAAGCCTTACAAGAAATCTGCCCGTATCGTCGGTGACGTCCTCGGTAAGTATCACCCACATGGTGACTCTTCTGTATACGATGCGATGGTACGTCTGGCTCAGGACTGGAGCATGCGCTACCCATTAGTAGACGGACAAGGTAACTACGGATCGATTGACGGAGATCCTCCGGCAGCGATGCGTTACACGGAAGCAAGATTGAAAAAGATTGCTGAAGAAATGCTGTCTGACATCAACAAGGATACTGTTGATTTCAAATTAAACTTTGACGACTCTTTGGAAGAACCAACGGTACTTCCTACCCGTATTCCTAATCTTCTGGTCAACGGTGCCTCCGGTATTGCTGTAGGTATGGCGACCAATATGGCTCCTCATAATCTTTCAGAGGTGGTAGACGGAACAATAGCCTTCATCGATAACCGGGAAATTGAGATATCCGAATTGATGCAGTACATAAAAGGTCCCGACTTTCCTACCGGAGGTATTATCTATGGTTACAACGGTGTCAAAGAAGCTTGCGAAACAGGACGCGGACGCGTAGTAATGCGGGCCAAAGCGGAGATCGAAACAACGAAATCCGGACGAGAGTGTATCATCGTTACCGAGATCCCGTATCAGGTAAATAAAGCTGATATGATCAAGCGGACTGCCGAACTGGTCAATGAGAAAAAGATTGAAGGTATTTCTGAGATCAGAGACGAATCAGACAGAGAAGGTTTCCGTGTCGTGTATGATATCAAACGTGATGCAAATGCTAACGTCGTATTAAACAATCTATACAAATACACAGCTCTACAAACCTCATTTTCAGTAAACAATATCGCTCTTGTAAAAGGAAGACCGATGATGATGAACCTGAAAGACATGATCCACGAATTCGTGGAACACCGTCACGAGGTCGTAATTCGCAGAACCAAATTTGAACTTGCCGAAGCAGAGAAACGTGCCCATATCCTGGAAGGATACCTGATCGCACTGGATCATCTGGATGAGGTTATCAAATTGATACGTGCTTCCGAAACCCCGGAAGATGCCCGTACAGGTTTGATGGAACGCTTTGCCCTTTCAGATCTTCAGGCACGTGCTATCCTGGACATGACATTACGTCGTCTTACAGGACTGGAACGCGATAAGATTAAAGAAGAATACAATGAATTGATGAAGACCATAGAATACTTAAAAGAAGTCCTTTCTGATGAAGGTCTTCGTATGAAAATCATCAAAGACGAACTTTTAGAGATCAAAGATAAATACGGGGATGAGCGTCGCTCTATCATTGTGCATTCTGCAGAAGATATGCGCATGGAAGACTTTATCGATGATGAAGAAATCGTCATTACCATCTCGCATAACAGTTATGTAAAACGTACTCCGTTATCCGAATACAAAAGACAAGGTCGCGGTGGTCGCGGTTCTATCGGAACAAACACCCGAGAAGAAGATTTTACAGAACATATCATTACCGCTTCAGCGCATAATTATATGTTATTCTTTACTGAAGCTGGACGCTGTTTCTGGCTGAGAGCCTTTGAGATACCTGAAGGAAGCAGAACTTCCAGAGGACGTGCTTTACAAAACATCATCAATATTCCGAAAGATGAAAAAATCAAAGCTTACATCAAAGTAATCAATCTGAAAGATCAGGAATATTTAGAGAATAACTTCATTATTATGTGTACCAAAAAGGGTACAATCAAGAAAACATCTCTTGAAGCATATTCCCGCCCTCGTGCTAACGGTATCAACGCAATCAATATCAATGAAGGTGACCAACTCATCGAAGCATGTCTGACCGACGGAAGCAGCGAAATAGTAATGGCACTGCGTTCAGGAAGAGCGATCAGATTCAACGAATCGACAGTAAGACCTATGGGAAGAACAGCTACAGGTGTAAGAGGAATCACCCTTGCACATGAAAAAGACGAGGTTGTTGGCATGATTAGTGTTAATAATCCGGAAGTAACTGTGCTTGTCGTTTCTGAAAAAGGATATGGTAAACGTACAGATATCGAAGATTACAGGGTAACCAACCGTGGTGGTAAAGGTGTCAAAACCATCAATGTCACGGACAAAACAGGTGAACTTGTTGCAATTAAAGATGTCACCGACAGCGAAGATCTGATGATTATCAATAAATCAGGAATCGTGATTCGTATAGGTGTAGCAGACTTAAGAGTAATGGGTAGAGCTACCCAGGGTGTTCGACTGATCAATCTGAAAGATAACGATGAAATCGCTTCTATCACAAAAGTAGAAAGAGAAGAAGATGAAGAAATCACAGATATCGAAACAGAAGGAGAAGACAGTGAAAATACAAACATCGATACCACTGAAGAATAA
- a CDS encoding tetratricopeptide repeat protein, with protein sequence MMKKVLIALLIFTSLSLTVVAQSNIKEGNNSFALYTKTGDIKNLDNARKFADAAFANKRDSSQVKNNILRALVYSSYAVTDSLRKQKYPSDPIDIAQASLKLIDKKGGNDEFRTEISYVKQNLVSALIFKANKALNDKKYKEAYSYYERVDELSADNAAVASNLAVLAVQNKDYAKAAELYEGIIQSDKVTPNDYLQLANVYTTQDKKQATLDVLSQGRQQFPKSKEILFELIQVYSNNKSYDAIVPVIDEALSYEPENIEMNYLAGYANESINNIAKAKDYYEKVIRLDKNNYEANLGLGLIYLKDFLANKDNNEAQYNAQNYLLKANEIKPYAINALKSLALYYEAADDMTQLDRVNLLLNQLTNN encoded by the coding sequence ATGATGAAGAAAGTTTTAATAGCTTTATTAATATTTACCTCATTAAGCTTAACTGTTGTTGCCCAATCCAATATAAAGGAAGGCAACAACAGTTTTGCCTTATATACCAAAACCGGAGATATCAAAAATCTGGATAATGCACGCAAATTTGCGGATGCTGCTTTTGCTAATAAAAGAGATTCTTCGCAGGTCAAAAATAATATATTACGGGCCCTGGTATATAGTTCATATGCCGTAACCGATTCTCTTCGCAAACAGAAGTATCCTTCAGACCCGATTGATATAGCACAGGCATCACTCAAACTGATCGATAAAAAGGGAGGAAATGATGAATTCAGAACAGAAATCAGCTATGTAAAACAGAATCTGGTATCTGCACTTATTTTCAAAGCAAACAAAGCTCTTAACGACAAAAAATACAAAGAGGCATATTCCTATTACGAACGTGTAGACGAATTAAGTGCTGATAATGCCGCTGTAGCCAGCAATCTGGCTGTATTGGCAGTACAAAACAAAGACTATGCTAAAGCCGCTGAATTGTATGAAGGAATTATACAGTCTGACAAAGTAACGCCAAACGATTACCTGCAACTTGCAAATGTTTATACCACTCAGGATAAGAAACAGGCCACTTTAGACGTTTTGAGTCAGGGAAGACAACAATTCCCGAAAAGTAAAGAAATACTGTTTGAATTGATTCAGGTATATTCAAATAATAAATCCTATGATGCTATTGTCCCGGTAATTGATGAAGCATTATCATACGAACCGGAGAATATTGAAATGAATTATCTGGCAGGATATGCAAATGAATCTATCAACAATATCGCCAAAGCGAAGGATTATTATGAAAAAGTGATCCGTCTGGATAAAAATAACTATGAAGCCAATCTGGGTTTAGGATTGATTTATCTGAAGGATTTCTTAGCAAATAAAGATAATAATGAAGCTCAGTATAATGCGCAGAACTATCTTTTAAAAGCAAATGAGATAAAACCTTATGCAATTAATGCATTAAAATCATTGGCTTTATATTACGAAGCTGCTGATGATATGACACAATTGGACCGTGTCAATTTATTATTGAACCAACTTACAAATAATTAA
- a CDS encoding HAD family hydrolase, with amino-acid sequence MKQYRNLLFDLDGTLTDPFEGITKSIAYALEHFDIETTDLNTLKPLIGPPLKQSLIEIYHFDEQKADEGVAKYRERFADKGLFENILFEGIPELLASARSKGYKLYLATSKPTVFATQILNHFHLDQYFEFVGGSELDDSRPTKTHVIEYVLQENNIQNLTETLMIGDRKHDIIGAKNTGLDSVGVLYGFGDQEELSHAGATYIAEDIPALKNMLQL; translated from the coding sequence ATGAAACAATACCGCAATTTGCTTTTCGACCTGGATGGTACACTGACAGATCCTTTTGAAGGCATTACCAAATCAATTGCATATGCCCTTGAACACTTTGATATTGAGACAACAGATCTGAACACTTTAAAGCCTCTCATTGGTCCTCCCCTCAAGCAATCTTTAATAGAAATATATCATTTTGATGAGCAGAAGGCCGATGAAGGTGTCGCTAAATACAGAGAAAGATTTGCAGACAAAGGTCTTTTTGAAAATATACTGTTTGAAGGTATACCGGAACTCCTGGCATCAGCCCGTTCGAAAGGATACAAACTTTATCTTGCCACTTCCAAACCCACAGTATTTGCTACACAGATACTGAATCATTTCCATTTAGATCAATACTTCGAATTTGTCGGCGGCAGCGAACTGGACGACTCCAGACCCACCAAAACCCATGTTATCGAATATGTGTTGCAGGAAAACAACATTCAGAACCTGACAGAAACACTGATGATCGGAGATCGGAAGCATGATATAATAGGTGCAAAAAATACAGGTCTGGACTCTGTAGGAGTTTTATATGGTTTTGGAGATCAGGAAGAACTCAGTCATGCCGGAGCAACTTACATCGCAGAAGATATTCCTGCCCTTAAAAATATGCTTCAATTATAA
- a CDS encoding methyltransferase domain-containing protein produces the protein MRWNPEQYIIFKKERFAPFYDLITPIEKKKGIQAIDLGCGTGELTRKLSDYLEDALVTGIDASPEMLSQTSPFANDKTIFLQRDIQEQLDRDEKWDLIFSNAVLQWIPDHESLLPAIIRRINPGGQLAIQIPAQNDNILNILILELAQEEPYAKALNYWKKESPVLRIDDYAQLLFESGSKKQEVMQKVYPIIAQSPDDLYQFIAGSTLIPYLERIDPEVKEDFIRAYKEKIASHTKRYPALYSFKRNILYAAY, from the coding sequence ATGCGCTGGAATCCTGAACAATACATTATATTCAAAAAAGAACGTTTCGCACCCTTTTATGATCTGATAACTCCTATTGAAAAGAAAAAAGGTATACAGGCAATAGATCTGGGGTGCGGAACCGGCGAACTCACCCGAAAACTATCTGATTATCTTGAAGATGCTTTAGTCACCGGAATAGATGCTTCGCCCGAAATGCTGTCACAGACATCCCCTTTTGCAAACGACAAAACCATATTTTTGCAGAGAGATATTCAGGAACAACTGGATAGAGATGAAAAATGGGACCTTATCTTTTCGAATGCTGTACTGCAATGGATTCCGGATCATGAGTCATTGCTTCCAGCCATTATAAGACGTATTAATCCGGGCGGACAATTGGCTATACAGATTCCCGCACAGAATGACAACATTCTGAATATATTGATCCTGGAACTTGCGCAGGAAGAACCTTACGCTAAAGCACTGAATTATTGGAAAAAAGAATCTCCCGTACTCCGTATAGATGATTATGCGCAATTATTATTTGAGAGCGGAAGTAAAAAACAAGAAGTCATGCAGAAAGTATACCCTATAATTGCACAATCTCCGGACGATCTGTACCAGTTTATTGCAGGATCTACATTAATTCCCTATCTCGAAAGAATAGATCCGGAAGTAAAAGAAGATTTTATAAGGGCTTATAAAGAAAAGATCGCATCACACACAAAAAGATATCCTGCGCTTTATTCATTCAAACGCAATATATTATATGCGGCTTATTAG
- a CDS encoding methylglyoxal synthase has product MKKTIALIAHDGKKAEMVAFVKDHIESLRHAHLVATGTTGSYVQQTGLPVELKLSGPKGGDAQIAAMAAEGLVNGIIFFRDPLGKHPHEPDIQMLMRICDLYNVPLATNPATGALIIEGLLEDID; this is encoded by the coding sequence ATGAAAAAAACAATAGCTCTGATTGCTCACGACGGGAAAAAAGCCGAAATGGTAGCCTTTGTCAAAGACCATATTGAGTCCCTGAGACACGCACATCTTGTCGCAACAGGCACTACAGGCTCCTATGTACAACAGACCGGATTACCGGTAGAACTCAAATTAAGCGGCCCTAAAGGAGGTGATGCACAGATTGCAGCAATGGCGGCAGAAGGCCTGGTCAACGGTATTATATTTTTCAGAGATCCGCTGGGTAAACATCCCCATGAACCGGATATACAAATGCTGATGCGTATATGCGACCTCTACAATGTACCTTTAGCTACCAATCCGGCCACTGGTGCACTTATTATTGAAGGATTATTGGAAGATATAGACTAA
- a CDS encoding OsmC family protein, with protein sequence MSREIIVTIEQEKYKTTITDNVNTIIVDEPAEVGGQDKGLAPTQLLLSSLGSCKAITVRMYADQKKWELDKVIIRLSSEVKRSVQQQTTYIKCHISFEGNLDDDQKKRLAIIADRCPVHKILSNPIVIDSNML encoded by the coding sequence ATGAGCAGAGAAATTATCGTTACAATAGAACAGGAAAAATACAAGACAACAATTACAGATAATGTAAATACGATCATTGTAGATGAGCCGGCAGAAGTTGGCGGGCAGGATAAAGGGTTAGCACCTACACAACTTTTACTGTCATCCTTAGGTTCCTGTAAAGCTATTACAGTCCGGATGTATGCAGATCAGAAAAAATGGGAGCTGGATAAAGTAATCATCCGACTTTCTTCAGAAGTGAAGAGAAGTGTGCAGCAGCAAACCACCTATATCAAGTGCCATATTTCATTTGAAGGCAATCTCGATGACGATCAGAAAAAAAGATTAGCAATTATTGCAGACAGGTGTCCTGTACACAAAATATTATCCAATCCGATTGTGATCGACTCCAATATGCTTTAA